One genomic window of Comamonas antarctica includes the following:
- a CDS encoding DUF6882 domain-containing protein — MSTEQQATDWNAWSREAVEAMVAGNARWQSEFGLQGSPKYHWDLESATLTFEGTLGQVLATVCLVGTTSASEGSFVWSWANEAIPRQHGAALEVVHDFGRENQLALLTTPRIQGGRPEATECLCIAGRLQRAVGTFIDQQGDVTLYFTLLHLRMAPAQGEWLH, encoded by the coding sequence ATGAGCACAGAACAACAAGCCACCGACTGGAATGCCTGGAGCCGCGAGGCCGTGGAGGCCATGGTGGCCGGCAATGCCCGCTGGCAGAGCGAGTTCGGTCTGCAAGGATCGCCCAAGTACCACTGGGACCTGGAAAGCGCCACATTGACGTTCGAAGGCACGCTGGGCCAGGTGCTGGCCACTGTATGCCTGGTGGGCACGACCAGTGCCAGCGAAGGCAGCTTTGTCTGGAGCTGGGCCAACGAGGCCATTCCACGCCAGCATGGCGCGGCGCTGGAGGTGGTGCATGACTTCGGCCGCGAAAACCAGCTGGCGCTGCTGACCACGCCGCGCATCCAGGGCGGGCGTCCCGAGGCCACCGAGTGCCTGTGCATCGCCGGCCGCCTGCAGCGCGCCGTCGGCACCTTCATCGACCAGCAAGGCGACGTGACGCTGTACTTCACGCTGCTGCACCTGCGCATGGCGCCGGCCCAGGGCGAGTGGCTGCACTGA
- a CDS encoding glutathione S-transferase family protein, translating into MTLTVHHLETSRSQRVLWLLEELGVPYELKRYRRDPKTRLAPPELKAIHPLGKSPVITDGSTVVAESGAIIEYLAECHAAQAPAELAHLEPARGTPEYRQCRFWMHYAEGSLMNWLVMKLVFSTIPHQPMPFFVRPVARALCATVAQKLIDPNVQTALAFMDAHLAQQRWFAGEHLTMADFQMSFAVEAALARGGNVAGWPHLLAYRERMQQRPAYQRALQKGGPVVMGS; encoded by the coding sequence ATGACGTTGACCGTGCACCATCTTGAAACCTCGCGCTCGCAACGCGTCCTGTGGCTGCTCGAAGAGCTGGGCGTGCCCTATGAACTCAAGCGCTACCGGCGCGATCCGAAAACCCGCCTGGCGCCGCCCGAGCTCAAGGCGATTCATCCGCTGGGCAAGTCGCCGGTGATCACTGACGGCAGCACCGTGGTGGCCGAGTCGGGCGCCATCATCGAGTACCTGGCCGAGTGCCATGCGGCGCAGGCGCCTGCCGAACTGGCGCATCTCGAGCCGGCGCGCGGCACGCCAGAATACCGGCAGTGCCGCTTCTGGATGCATTACGCCGAAGGCTCGCTGATGAACTGGCTGGTCATGAAACTGGTGTTCAGCACCATCCCGCACCAGCCCATGCCTTTTTTCGTGCGCCCGGTGGCGCGCGCGCTGTGCGCCACGGTCGCGCAAAAGCTCATCGATCCGAATGTGCAGACCGCGCTGGCGTTCATGGACGCACATCTGGCGCAGCAGCGCTGGTTCGCGGGCGAGCACCTCACCATGGCCGATTTCCAGATGAGCTTTGCGGTCGAGGCGGCGCTGGCGCGCGGCGGCAATGTCGCCGGCTGGCCGCATCTGCTGGCGTATCGCGAGCGCATGCAGCAGCGGCCCGCCTACCAGCGCGCGCTGCAAAAGGGCGGGCCGGTAGTGATGGGGTCCTGA